The genomic segment GCGTTTTTGTACCCGTTCCCGACTCTGCCGATCGAACAGTTTACTTTGCCGAAGTGCAATTTCAGCCAGATGCTACATTCTATCGTCGCTTCTTTTCCGAAATCTTTCTTTATCTCCGCCAAAACCCATCGGTTAATCTTTGGCGTGCGGTTGTTATATATCCAACGGGAAGTATAGAAACCAGCGATGTAATTCCATATCAAGCGTTATTTTCTAGTAATGAAGTACAGCGCATCTATTTAGATCGGTTACCAGAAGCAGGAAGTACTTCCCTGGGATTGAGAATTGTGCGGTTAATTGTCGAAAGGGAAGAAAGCGCAGTTACCAGCGCCAGGGAATTGATTTCCCAAACGCGCCAACAGGTTACGGATGAAGCAACCAGGCGGGAAATTCTAGAATTGATAGAGACGATTTTGTTGTACAAGTTTACCCGATTAACTAGAGAGGAGATTCGACAAATGTTTACCTTTACCGAGAGCGAATTTAAACAATCAAGGCTTTATCAAAGTATCAAGGAAGAAGGCTTGGAAGAAGGCAAACTGGAGGGCAAACTAGAAGCTGTACCCCGATTGTTAGCATTGGGGTTGAGTGTCGCACAAATAGGAGAGGCATTGGATTTGACTGCGGAGCAAGTACAGCAAGCGGCTCAAAACCAGTCTAGCTAATGGTTTCGGGCATTTCGGACGTAGGAGAACACCGATTCGGCAATTTTATTACCTAACCTCACGATCGCTTATAATCTTTGAGCGCGATCGGATAGTTCCGAGTAAACTGATAAGGAAATTATCCCCATAGCCGCGATCGCAGTTATGTTACCACTGTCTAAAGCATCTACTCGAATTGGTATTGCAGCCGGTATCGTAGCTATCCTCGGTACTGGCGTCGCCGCTTATTTATTTTTCACTCGCTCATTCCCATCCTCAAAAGGGATGCCCGTCGCTATAATCGAGGATTGTGGTGGGTTTCTTGTCAATGAACCACAAGCACATTCTCTCAACAAAACCGCTCTCGACGATCGGGAAAAGGCAGATCTCCAGAAAAAAATTGAGTGCTACCGCTTTCAGGTTAGCCAAGAACCGAATTTTGCAGACGCTTACACCAACATAGGAGAAGCGTACCGCCGCCTGGGAGACTTGGAAAAAGGGCGCGAATTTAACCAAAAAGCCTTAAAATTGAATCCCAGGTTGCAAGAAGCAAGACTGGGAATGGCGTTGGTAGAGCAAGAATCGGGAAACTTTAAAGCAGCTATCGGGGCGATTCAAGAAGTCATAGCTCACAAGGAAAGTGCGATCGCTTATTTTTATCAAGGGATTACTTTCTATAAACAGGGAAACCTCAAAGATGCACAAGCAGCTTTTGGCAAAGCGATCGATCTAGATCCCAACTATGCCGAGGCTCATGCCAACTTGGGCCTAACTCTCAACCAACAGGGCAAATTGCCGGAAGCGATCGAGCAAACTAGGCAAGCACTTCGCATTCATCCCGACTTGACAGAAGCCCAATATAACTTGGGAGTAGCCCTACAAGCGCAGGGTCAGCTAAAGGAAGCTATTGCAGCCTACAAAGAAGTGATTCGCATCAATCCTAACCATGCAGAAGCTAATTATAACTTGGGAATAGCTCTGAGAAACCAAGGCCAAACGTCGGAAGCCATTGCAGCTTACAGAGAAGTTATTCGCATCGATCCCAAAAGCGCCACAGCTCACATTAGCTTGGGAACCAATCTAACCGATGAGGGCAAGCTAGAGGAAGCGATCGCAGAATTGAAAAAAGGATTGAGCCTCAATCCAGAGGATGCTGAAGCTTACAATAATTTGGGAGTTGCTCTGTACAAACAAAACGATGTAGCAAAGGCTATGTCCATGTGGTCAGAAGCGATTCGTATCAATCCCAACTATGCAGAAGCTCACCATAATTTAGGCGTTGCTTTAGCAAGTCAGGTTAAGGTAGAAGAATCGATCGCTACCTTAAAACAAGCTAGCGACTTATATAGAGCCCAAGGGAATACACAGAAAGCTGACAAAATCGATCGAGTTTTGCAAAACGTAGGAGTGCAGTGATAACTAAGTCACCTTCAACATCTAAAGCTTGGGCAAAAGCCTTTTCCCAACCAGCCAAAGAATTTCCTCTCACTCCTCTGCCACTTCTAGGCGGTAAAATCCCAGAAGGCTTGCGCGGCAGCCTTTATCGCAATGGCCCAGGACGTCTAGAACGTGGCGGCGAATCGGTAGGACACTGGTTTGATGGCGATGGTGCCATCCTCGCCGTACACTTCAGCGATGGGGGTGCAACAGGCGTCTATCGCTACGTGCAAACAGCCGGTTATTTAGCCGAATCTGAAGCGGGTAAATACCTCTACGGCAACTATGGAATGACCGCACCTGGGCTATTCTGGACTAAATGGCTCAGAGCAACAAAAAATGCTGCGAATACCTCTGTGTTAGCCTTACCAGATAAACTGTTGGCACTGTGGGAAGGTGGAAAACCTCACGCGATCGATCTGGAAACTCTGGAAACTGAGGGATTAGATGATTTATCTGGACTGAGTAAGGGAATGTCCTACTCGGCGCATCCCAAATGCGACGCGCAAACAGGAGAAATCTTCAACTTTGGCATTACTCCTGGAATTAATGCGACACTCAATATTTATAAGTGCGATCGCGCTGGCAAGATCCGCCAAAAGGCGTCAGTTACCCTAGATGGACTTCCCCTAATACATGATTTTGTCATGGCTGGGCAATATCTTGTGTTTTTCGTGCCTCCAGTGCGAATAAATCTACTTCCAGCTGCGATAGGTTTGAGCAGCTTCAGCGATGCAATGGAGTGGAAACCACAGCTAGGAACCCAGATTTTAATCTTCGATCGCGAAACTCTATCTTTAATTAGTCGCAGCGAAACCGAACCTTGGTATCAGTGGCATTTTGCCAACGGTTATATGGATGATAACGGTTCAGTTGCGATCGATTTTGTTCGCTATCGAGACTTTCAAACCAACCAGCGTCTCAAGGAAGTAGCAACAGGACAGATTCAAACCCCCGCCAAAGCGACTCTATGGCAAGTGCGTCTCGATCCTCAAACTGGTAAAATACAGAAAACAGAGGAATTATTAGACAGAGATTGTGAATTTCCAGTTGTCCCGCAGTCGCAAATCGGGAAATCTTCGCGAAGAACCTATCTGTCATTGCAACGACAAGGGGTTGATACAACCAAAGAAATCTATGGTGCGATCGCACGTTTCGACAATCAAACTGGCACTCTCAACGAAGCAGATTTGGGCGAAAATCGCTATCCTACAGAACCCATATATGCTCCAGATGCCATCAATCCTGAGCGGGGTTGGGTACTGACAGTTGTGTTTGATGGCAACACAAACAGCAGCGAAGTTTGGATATTTGATAGTGAAAGACTGGATCGGGAACCTGTGTGTAAACTGGGATTACCCAGCGTTGTTCCAATGGGGTTTCATGGAACTTGGAAACCAGGAATTTTTTAAGAGGTTGGGAATTAAAAATCAAAATTTGCAGAGTATTTTCGCGAGATTTTTAATTCTTAATTTTTTACTGGATTCAACCATTATTTGGATTGGTATCTGTCATGAAGCGTCCGTTGCCAAAGGTTTTTCGGTTCGGCGGATTCTTCGCAGTAGCCACTAAATTCAGATTGCGATCGATCGTTAAACGTCCGCTACCGCGACCGGCGGGACTGTCATCATCATCCTGGTTTTTGCCATCAGCCACAAAATTCAGATTTTGATTAGTCGTAAAACGTCCGCTACCGCGACTGTCGTCATCATCCGGGTTTTTGCCATCAGCCACAAAATTCAGATTTTGATTAGTCGTAAAACGTCCGCTACCGCGACTGTCATCATCCGGGCTTGGAACATCAGCTAATAAATGTTGTCGGTCTGCCTCAAATTTTTGCAATATTTCAGAGTTGCGATACTCAAATTCTTTGCAGTTAGCGGCAATACCAGAAAGTAGCAAACCAGATAATAGAATAGATTTGTAGAGGCGCATTGTAGATGTCCTTGATTAATGCTTCTACGGCTTTATTCCTGCCGCCAGATACGCCATCAGGACAAAAACAAAAAACTTTTCAATAATTAATCAACAACGAATTTAATCGACTCAAATAAATATTTATCACCCGAATGTGTGATGCGAAGTGCAAAAAAAAGTTTTCATAAAACTTGGAATATAAAAGCGTAGGGTGTGCTATAATGCACCCTACGCTGCTGGGGTAATGTTCTAGAACACCGATTCAGTATTTGGGATAGAGGATGAGAAAGCGGGAATATTCGTTCTCAAGGTCGATATTTCCTTGCTCCAACCCGCATATTACCGGTTTCTGGCATTACTGATACCAAATCCGCTTTGGTTGAGATCGGTGTGCTATAATTATTTTTTAATCTAGCTTAAGATTGAAATGGGGTTTTATGATAAAATCTTAGGTAATTTATTAAAATAACGGCAGAAATGAAGGTGCATTACACTTCGTTAAGGTTTCGT from the Argonema galeatum A003/A1 genome contains:
- a CDS encoding tetratricopeptide repeat protein, whose product is MLPLSKASTRIGIAAGIVAILGTGVAAYLFFTRSFPSSKGMPVAIIEDCGGFLVNEPQAHSLNKTALDDREKADLQKKIECYRFQVSQEPNFADAYTNIGEAYRRLGDLEKGREFNQKALKLNPRLQEARLGMALVEQESGNFKAAIGAIQEVIAHKESAIAYFYQGITFYKQGNLKDAQAAFGKAIDLDPNYAEAHANLGLTLNQQGKLPEAIEQTRQALRIHPDLTEAQYNLGVALQAQGQLKEAIAAYKEVIRINPNHAEANYNLGIALRNQGQTSEAIAAYREVIRIDPKSATAHISLGTNLTDEGKLEEAIAELKKGLSLNPEDAEAYNNLGVALYKQNDVAKAMSMWSEAIRINPNYAEAHHNLGVALASQVKVEESIATLKQASDLYRAQGNTQKADKIDRVLQNVGVQ
- a CDS encoding carotenoid oxygenase family protein — encoded protein: MITKSPSTSKAWAKAFSQPAKEFPLTPLPLLGGKIPEGLRGSLYRNGPGRLERGGESVGHWFDGDGAILAVHFSDGGATGVYRYVQTAGYLAESEAGKYLYGNYGMTAPGLFWTKWLRATKNAANTSVLALPDKLLALWEGGKPHAIDLETLETEGLDDLSGLSKGMSYSAHPKCDAQTGEIFNFGITPGINATLNIYKCDRAGKIRQKASVTLDGLPLIHDFVMAGQYLVFFVPPVRINLLPAAIGLSSFSDAMEWKPQLGTQILIFDRETLSLISRSETEPWYQWHFANGYMDDNGSVAIDFVRYRDFQTNQRLKEVATGQIQTPAKATLWQVRLDPQTGKIQKTEELLDRDCEFPVVPQSQIGKSSRRTYLSLQRQGVDTTKEIYGAIARFDNQTGTLNEADLGENRYPTEPIYAPDAINPERGWVLTVVFDGNTNSSEVWIFDSERLDREPVCKLGLPSVVPMGFHGTWKPGIF
- the patX gene encoding heterocyst-inhibiting protein PatX — translated: MRLYKSILLSGLLLSGIAANCKEFEYRNSEILQKFEADRQHLLADVPSPDDDSRGSGRFTTNQNLNFVADGKNPDDDDSRGSGRFTTNQNLNFVADGKNQDDDDSPAGRGSGRLTIDRNLNLVATAKNPPNRKTFGNGRFMTDTNPNNG
- a CDS encoding Rpn family recombination-promoting nuclease/putative transposase; translation: MKTDSIFYRLFKTFPRIFFELIGQPNIDISNYQFASVELKQTSFRIDGVFVPVPDSADRTVYFAEVQFQPDATFYRRFFSEIFLYLRQNPSVNLWRAVVIYPTGSIETSDVIPYQALFSSNEVQRIYLDRLPEAGSTSLGLRIVRLIVEREESAVTSARELISQTRQQVTDEATRREILELIETILLYKFTRLTREEIRQMFTFTESEFKQSRLYQSIKEEGLEEGKLEGKLEAVPRLLALGLSVAQIGEALDLTAEQVQQAAQNQSS